Below is a genomic region from Dehalococcoidia bacterium.
GCCAATGGCGTCCCATAAGCGTCGGCGGAAGAAGGCCGCATGGTTCTGAAAGGGCAAGCCGTCGAAAAGCGCCAAACGGCTGCGTGTTAGCGGAACAAATTTCAAGACATCGATCTCGCGGCTGTGCTCGTCGACAAGCCGGATGTTGCCATAAACAAGGTCGATCTCCGGATGGCGGTGGAAGATCCGCATCACTTTGCCGAAGACCCACGGCTCGTAGTAGTCGTCCGCGTTCTGCCAGGCGACGATCTCGCCGGTCGCGCGGTCGAACCCTTTCTTGAGCGCGTAGCGGTGGCCCTCGTCCGGTTCACTCACCCAGTAGGTGATCCGCGAGGAATACCGACGGAGGATCTCGACAGTCTCGTCGGTGCTGCCGCCGTCGATCACCAGATACTCAATCTTCGGGTAATCTTGGTTGACAACCGACAGGATGGTCTGCTCAATGAACCGGCCATGGTTGTAGGAGGGCGTGATGATCGATAAAGTGAGCATTTTTACTCCAAGATAAGCAATGGAGAGTATACTAGTCACCCTAGTCTTTCATCGCTGGTGAATATTTTATGTTAATATCTCCCTCGAGGAAGCCGTGTAGGCGGGATAGAGAGGTATCGAAATATATCGGAGGAGAATATGAGCTTCGGGATACATATCAAGGACGTAGCATGGTATGACTTGCCCTTGCTCTGGCTGATACCACGATCTCCGAGCGGTCGACTTCGAGAACTGCTTATTGCTCGATATGGCTCGCGGCTTCCTCGCCAAGAAGCGCTTGCGTTATGTTCGTTCGAGGACCTGCGCTTTCATATGTATGTCCGCTCTTCAGACGAAGTAGGAAAGCATCTTCTTCTTGCAGGATTTTTAGAGCCGTATACCTCATATCTAATTTGTAATCTTCTGCGTCCGGCTGCGACCTTTCTTGACATAGGCGCAAATGTTGGATACTTCACAATTCTCGCAGCGCTTACTCAACCCCATTGCCGTGTCGTTGCGGTAGAGCCAGTTCCGGACACTTACTCGTTATTGGAGAAAAATAGTCTGATTAATAATCTTCAGAATATCGTATTGATCAATGCTGCTCTGGGGGATGCTACTGGAAAAGCCGTGATGCGTCTTGCCAATGACTCAGGCTTGGCGGCAGTTGCGCCTACATACCCAGACGGGGCGTGGGGATCGTCGGGAGACAACCAGTCAGTTGAGGTGGAACTGACAACGGTTGATGCATTATATCAGGAGAGGCACATCTCTCCTGTTAAGCTGGTGAAGGTCGATGTCGAAGGGTATGAACAATACGTTTTTCGAGGAATGTCTCGGGTTATTCAGCAGGATCGTCCGATCATCATTGCAGAGATGGAAGATCGGTGGCAGCAACGATATCAATACAACCTCGATCACGTTGTCCGGCAATTCTCGATGTATGAATATGAACTTTTTGCTCTTAGCCGTTATGGATTTCTGAGTCGCGAAGAAGTTGGTCGTTATCCTGGAATCGAGAACTATGTGCTGTCGCCAATGGAACGGCGATCAGAAGTCCTTCGCGGGGCAGCCCGCGCGTATGGTTCATGGGGGCGCCTCAAGGCAAAACTGCGGCGATATGCGCTGCCATTCTGGAGGCGCCTGCGTCGATAAAATTTCAGTCGCCGCAATTTTTGTTAGCTCTTTTCTCATTATGTTCTAAGTAGGCGCAATTCTCGCGAGATCAAGAATGGAAGAAGCCAGCTCATTACCAGAAGACGGCCAAGGCATTGGGAAGCTGCCATTCCTGCGAGGCCGAATAAAGGAACGAGAATAGCGCTGATGCCGATGAGGACAACTGCGCTGAGGGCAAAGACTCCGGCGCATAACCACGGCCGGTTGAGACCCATCAAAACACAGTAATGGAGATTGTCCCACGCATCGATGGCGAGAAAACATCCTGATAAGGCCTGAAACGCAAGTGTCGGAGCGACATCTGGAGTGATCCAGCGAGCGATAACCGGCTCGCCGGCGATCGCAATGCTGAGTCCGGCCACGGTGCCAAGCCCCATTACGGTGAGGCGGGTTCGGCGATAGATTGCAAGTATCCATGAGATATCGCGGCGGGCGCGCGCGTCCGCAATCGCAGGCCAAAGTGGCGTCGTGATCATTGTGACAAGCCCGATCGCAATAACGATCACCTGGCTCATGACAGCATAGCGTGCTGCATCTTGCGGTCCAACAATCCGTCCCACCAAGAAGGCGCCATACTGATGAAAGACATACGCTGCGAGCTGGCCGATAAAAAACGCTCCTCCGGTCGAAAGAAGGCTGAGGGCGACCTTCAAGCTGATTGCATTCCATCGCGGAATGAGATAGGGGCGACGAACGACCAGAGAAATTCCGTTAGCCACTCGCGTCAAGGCCATGGAGCCGTAGATTACAACGATTAGGATAACGACAGTGCTCCACCGCGGGATTACAAGAAGGAGCAAGGCGATCGTGAGGAGATTGCCGGCGATAGTCCAGAGATTTGACAGGTATTGGTTCTGGTACCCTGCCTGTGCCGCATCGACGACTGTTGAAACCAGATAAATGGCGAGCAAAATGCTCATGGCGATAAGGCCGTGGGTCAATTCTGTCTCATAGGCGAGAAGCTGCGAACCAAAAAGCCCTGGTATTCCAATGCTGGCGACTAGAGCAGCAGTAATCGCCAATGCCAGCCCTGCTGCTGCGCTCATCAGCAGCGCCGCGGTTGTCACAAGGCGTCGCTCTGCGTCCGGTCCTCCAGCGCCGCTCGCTAGCCGAAGCGTCAATCCCGGGCCAATCCCGACCCCGGACATCGTGATCCACGAAAGCGCTCCCGCCAGCACCGCATAGACACCATAGAGCTCGGCTCCAAGCGCCCGGATCGCTACCGGCATCGCGACCAGTTGGAGAATGCTCGACACGCCTTTCGACGCCAGCGAGGTGAGAAGGGAGCGGCTGAGCTGCCGTGTCCGCCATGCCGCGGCGTCGTCCCCTTCGCTCACAACCAGCCGGCGCAGCCGCGCAGGCAGCCAAGCAGTGAGCCGCGCGCTCATTCCGTCCTTCCCGGCGCGGCGGTCAGCGCGGTCGGCATTCGAACCGGTCAGCGTAGGGCGCAAACTCGCGCTCAAAGTACTGCACCAGCTCCGCCGGCGCCATCTCCAGCCAGCGCTCGTCGTTATACCAAAAGAGCGTGCGGCGCTCCGCCCGCTCAACATAGCCCGCGCGGTACGCCTCCTCCGCGCTTACCGCCGTCAGCCCAAATTCTCGGGGAACAAAAAAGGCGTTGCAGTATTCCACCCCTGTGAGCACATAGTCATACTTCGCGGCAAGACTGACCAGCGCGCTCAAGCTGCACCCGTAGAACGCCCCCCGCGGGTAGACCGCGCCAGGACGCCACCGCACCGCAAAATGCACCGGCGGCGGCATCTTCTCATTGAACTCCGAGCACACCACCGCCGGCCGATACCGGCCCCAAATCGCCTCAAGCACGTCGTAGTCGTAGCTGTCGATGTCGAGGCTGAGCACCCCAAACGACGGCGGCGTGTCGAAAGCGGCAAGAAGCGCGGTCACATTGGCGGGCGTGACCGCGCAGCGCACCAACGCCACCTCGCGAAGCCGGTGATAGGCGAGGCTGAGACCCGCAAACCGGGTCGGCTCCACCTCGATCGCGACGCCGCGCCATCCCTCCTCGAACAGCCGCCGGCAGTTCGACAGCCGCACCCCATCCGAGGCGCCGATGTCAACGCAAAACCGGCTGGAGGTCCCCGTGCGCCGGACCAGATCCGCGATAATCACCTCTTCGTCGTGCTGCGAATAGCGCGGCCGCTCCCCTGCACGTCCCGGCCGGCGCAGCGCAGCGCGGAGCGCGTGGCGCATCCCGCGGAAAAGCAAGACGGGCAGGAGAGGAAGTCCCGTCATCTCAAGTGCCGCACGAAGGCTCTGGTCCATCGCCGTCGGACTGCGCAGGCAAGTCGCCGCCGGATTATAGTTGCCGCGCTTTCCCCAACGCGGAGCAGCGCCTCGCTCTGCCGTCCCGAGCGAAAACGGCCCCTTCGCGCCCGGCGCGGCGCCGCTCCCCGCTACGCGACGGCGGCACAGCTGCCGACCAAAGAAGTGGTGGGCTATCGGGAGGATGATGATGAGACGCAAGAACGCTCCGCCGACGGAGGAAGAGCGAAAACCGCTGGCGCCGCTCGGCCAGACCTGCAATAGTCACCGCAGAAGAGCGCGCGCCGAGAGAAACGACGTGGAGATCAGCGCCTGCCTCGTTCCCCGCGCAAGCTCCCTCGCGGCGGCGATGACGGCGATCGAGCGGGCCCAGACCGGCCTCGCCCTCGTCGTCAACACCGACGGCGCGCTCGTCGGCGTCCTTTCCGACGGCGACATCCGCCGCGCGATCATCGCCGGCGCGCACCCCCACGACCCCATCGAGCGCTTTCTCACCGCCGACGTCCTCGCTCTGCCCGCGGCCGCAGCGGTCGACCAGCGCCGCGCGCTCGGAGAACATCCCTCCTTTCTGGCACGGCGGCCCCGCTGGATCCCGCTCCTCGACGAGCGCGGCCATCCGCGCGGTCTCCTCCCCCGGGCCGAGGTGGAGCCCCGCGCCGCCGCCGTCCCGGAGCCGCCTCCCCTCATCACCGTCTTCGGCGGGGCCGGCTATATCGGCAGCGTCCTCGTCCGCCAGCTGCTCGACGACGGCTATCGCGTTCGGGTTTTCGACCATGTCTACTACGACAAGACGTCGTTGGCAGACGTCGCCGCGCATCCCCGCTTTGAGATGGTAGTCGGCGATGTCCGTCATAGCGACGAAGTGGTCCCGGCGCTGGTCGGCGCCGACGCGGTTGTCCACCTTGCGGAGCTGGTCGGCGACCCGCTCTGCGCCCACGACCCGCTGATGACCCTCCAGATCAACTATCTCGCGACGGCGACGCTCGTCCTCGCCTGCCGCTATCTTCAGCTCAACCGCTTTGTCTATATCTCCTCCTGCAGCGTCTACGGCGCAAGCGCCGACCCCGACGCCATCCTCACGGAGGAGTCTCCCCTCAGCCCCGTCTCCCTGTACGCCAAACTGAAGATCGAGGCCGAACGCGTCATCGCCCAGCACCTCCACGACGCCTTCGCCCCCTGCATTCTTCGCCTTGGCACGGTCTTTGGGCTCTCGCCCCGCCCCCGCTTCGACCTTGTCGTCAACACACTGACCGCCCAAGCCGTGAACGAGCGCGCGATCGCAGTCTTCGGCGGCGACCAGTGGCGGCCGCATGTCCACGTCAGCGATGTCGCCCGCGCTATCCGCTGCTGCCTTCTCCTCCCTCTCGAGACCGTGCGCGGCGAAGTGTTCAACATCGTCACCGAGAACCTCACCGTCGACCAAGTCGCTGCCCTCGTCGCCGAGGAAGTGCCGGGCACAGTCATCAATCGCAGCGAGACCACCGTCGACCGCCGCAACTATCGCGTGTCGTCTGAGAAGGCGCGCCGCGTCCTCGGCTTCGACCCGCGCATCTCCGTCCGCGAAGGCATCCGCGAAATCGCCGCCGCGCTTCGCTCCGGCGCTATCACCAACTACGCCGACCCTCGCTACAGCAACATCTTGGCGTTCACCACGAAAGGAGGGGCGTAAAATGGCCCACTCACTCGTCGCCCGCCCCGCTATCGAGGGAGGATCCCCCGTCCGCGACACGTTCTTGCCGATCGCTGTCCCTCATATCGGCCCCGAAGAGAAAGCCGCTGTGATCGCCGCCCTCGAGAGCGGCTGGCTGTCGACCGGGCCGCAGGTATTTGAGTTCGAGCGGCAGATGAAGGCGTATGTGGGCGCAAAACATGCCGTCGCGCTCAATTCCTGCACCGCCGGCCTCCATCTCGCGCTCGTCGCCGCCGGCATTGGCCCCGGCGATGAAGTGATCACGACGCCCCTTACCTTCACTGCCACCGCGAACGTTGTCCTCCACGTCGGCGCGACGGTCGTCTTCGCCGATATCGATCCGCACACCGGCAATCTCGATCCCGCTGCGGTCGAGCGCGCCCTCACGCCGCGCACCAAGGCGATCATCCCGGTGCATTACGCCGGCTATCCCTGCGACATGGAAGCCTTCGACGCCCTAGCCGCCGGCCGCGACATCCTGCTCGTCGAAGATGCCGCCCACGCGATCGGCAGCCGCGTCAACGGCGTTCCTGTTGGGGCGGCCGCCCACCGGGTCGCCGTGTTCAGCTTCTACGCCACGAAGACGCTCACCACCGGCGAAGGCGGGATGCTCGTCACCGGACGCGACGACCTTGCCGAGCGGGTGCGTCTCCTCAGTCTCCACGGCATCTCAAAGGACGCCTGGAAGCGTCATTCCGCCGCCGGCTCGTGGTACTACGAGGTCTTGGCCCCCGGCTACAAGGACAACATGGGCGAACTTGCGGCCGCCCTCGGGCTCGCCCAGTTGGCAAAGCTTGAGCGCTTCATCGCTCGCCGCGAGGCGATCGTCCAGGCCTACAACGCCGCCTTTCGCGACCTCGAGGCGTTCCTGCTGCCAGCCGAACATCCAGCAGTGCGTCATGCGCGCTACATTTATCCCCTGCGCTTGCGGCCGGGCGCGCTCCGCATCTCCCGCAACCAGTTCATCGACGCGCTGCGCGCCGAGAACATCGGCACCAGCGTCTACTTCATCCCCGTCCATCTCCATCCCTACTACCGGACGACGTTTGGCTACCGGGAAGGCGACTATCCGCAGGCTGAAGCATTCTCGGCCTCGTCCGTGGCGCTGCCGCTCTTTCCGGATATGGGCGACACCGACGTCCAAGACGTGATCGACGCCGTCACCCGGCTGGTCGCCTATTACCGCCGCTAGCGCAGGGCGCCGCCGCGCCTCCCGCCGCAGTCGTCGCCCGCCCCGCCGATCGCGAATAATCCCGTCATGAAGCAGAGGGCCGACCGGTGACCCGTAGACGCCCCCTTCCTCGCCTGCCGACAGGGGTCCGCCTCCTCGGTTCCTGCTGGCGGCCGCTTGCGCTCGGCACGCTCGCGATGATGGCAGTGGGCAGCCTCACGCTGCTGCTCGCCGGCCACGTCGGCGCCGCGCTAAGCTCCCTGCCCGCGCTCGACCCCAGCCGCTGGCTGCCCGTTGCCGGCCTCCTCGCAGCGCGGACAGCGCTCGCGCTCGCCGGAACGGCCCTCCTCGGCTACACCGCCAACGAGTTCTCAACCGCGCTCCGCCTCGCTCTCCTGCGCCGCTCCCTCAACGCTCCGCTCGCCTTTCACGACGCCCGCTTCTCTGCCAACCTCGTTTCGGTCTTCGTCGCCGATATCGGCATGGCTCAAGAACTGCTGCGCGTGGTGCTCCCCGCGCTCGCCCAGCACGTGCCCACCATTCTCGTCGCCTGGGTCGTCCTCCTTGTCGTCGACCCGCACCTCGCGCTTGGCCTCGCCGCCCTCGGAGCGCCGACTGTCCTCGGGATCGCGCTCCTCGGCCGCGGCATTCGTCGGACAACGCTCGCTGCCCAAGAGACCGTCGGCCAATTAGCGGTTGTCGCCAGCGAGAGCGTCAGCGGGATCCGGACGCTCAAAGCGCTCGGCGGCCAGCACTTCATGATCGAACGGTTCACCCGCCTTACGCGGCAGCTCGATACGTGGCGTCGCCGCCGAACGGTGCTGAATGCACTCCTCGACGGCCTCGCCCCTGCGGGCATCATCATCGTCGCCATCGCCGGCGTCTTCCTTGTTCATGCCGAGCTCGCCGCCGGCCGGCTGACCACCTCCGCGCTCCTCACCTTCGCCTCGTTCGCGGCGGTGCTCGGCGCCAGCCTGTTTGCCGTCGTGCGCGCCTATGCCGGCCTCGAGCCCGTGATCGGCGCGATGCGCCGCGTGATCGCCCTCCTCGATGCCGCAGACGACGAGCCGACGGCAGGACAGCCCTTCCAGCGCGGTGCGGGATGCCTAACGCTCGACCGCGTCTCGTTCCGCTATCCAAACGGCGGCGGCATCCGCGAAGTGTCGCTCACGCTCGCGCCGGGCGAAGTGGTCGCCCTCGTCGGGCCGAACGGGGCGGGCAAGTCGACGCTTGTCAGCCTGCTCCTCCGCTTCTATCCGCCCGACGAAGGACGGATCCTGCTCGACGGGCAAGAGGCGCGGGAAATTGCGCTCGCTGAGTGGCGGCGCCAGTTCGCGCTCGTCACCCGCGACCCCGCGCTCTTTGCGGTCTCGATCGCCGAGAATATCGCCCTCGGCCGTCCCGGGGCGACCGAAGCCGAAGTCCGCGCCGCCGCCGAAGCGATGCGGCTCGATGCGCTCATCGACCGTCTGCCGGCGGGGCTGCACGCTCACGTCGGCGAGAATGGGGTCCAACTCTCCGCCGGACAGCGGCAGCGTCTCGTACTGGCGCGCGCCCTCCTGCAGGATCCCCTCATCGTCATCTTCGACGAAGCGACCACCTCACTCGACCGCGAGAGCGAGCAGGCGCTGCGCGAGGCGGTGGCACGCTGGGCAGGCCGGCGGACGATCATCCTCATCTCTCACGGTTCCCTCGACGGCTGGCCGATCACGCGCCAGATCCGGATGGAGAATGGCACGATTGTCAGCGACGAGCCGGTCCGCCCGCTGACGCCGGTCTGAGCCGGCGCGAGCGCCCCGCCTCTCGCCGCTGGGTGCCCGTGCCGCCCGCCTGCTACGATGACCCTCCCGGGGAGGCGAGAGCGAAGGGGAGAGCGGCCGGCATCGCGCGGACGCAGCGCTCTCGCCGGCGCCGCGCGCAGCGGCGAGGAGGCGTCCCCGGCGAGAGACCAAGAAAGGGAGCGACGATGCGAGCAGTCGTCTTGCGCGAGTATGGCGGCCCAGCAGCGCTGCGCGTGGAGGAGGTCCCCATTCCCGAGCCCGGACCAGGCCAGGTCCGGATCCGCGTTCATGCTTCGGCGATGAACAACTCCGATCTCCAAACGACCGAGGGACGCTACGGACGGCCGCCTCTTCCCCGCATCATGGGGCAGGAAGCCGCCGGCATCGTCGACGCGCTTGGCGAGGGCGTCACCGCCCTGCAGCCGGGAATGCGCGTCGTCGGACACGTCTGGGAGAGCTGGGCCGAATACGCGGTCGCTCCAGCGCAGGAGCTCGTTCCGCTGCCGGAGGCGGTTTCGTTCGAGGCAGCAGCGACCCTGCCGATCGCCTCCTACACCGCCAGTATGGCGCTCGTCAGCGCGGCGCGCCTGCAGCCGGGCGAGTGGGTGCTTATCAGCCCGGGGACCGGCGGCGTAGGAGTGATCGCAGTGCAGCTCGCCCAGCTTCTTGGCGGCCGCGTGATCGCGACGACCTCGGCAGCGGCGAAACGTCCTCTCCTGAGCGAACTAGGCGCGCAGCTTGTGCTCAACTGGGCGACTGACGACGTCGTCGCCGAGGTTCTCCGAGCGACCGCCGGCGAGGGGGTGCCGGTCGCGCTCGACGGAGGCGGCACCGTCACCTTCGCGCACTGCCTCGCCTCGCTCACCAATGCCGGCCGGCTCGTCGTCTACGGCTATACCACGGGGATGGAAGCGACGGTGCCGATCGGCCGCCTCCTTACGCGCAATATCACCATCTTCGGCATCGCGATTTGGACCAACCCGGCCTACTGGGACAATGTGGCGTTCTTCCGAGAGCGGGTCCTGCCGGCAGTTGCGGCGGGACAGATCCGGACGATCGTCGAGAGCGTGGTCCCGCTTGAGCACGCCGGCGACGGTCTTCGGCTGCTTGCCGAGCGGCGTGTCAGCGGCAAAGTGGTTATCACGCCGTAGGGCGTTCCCCCATCCGCGCGAAGCCTCGATGTGCGGGCGGAAGGCTCCTGAACAGAGAGAACAGCGCCACTGCCGACGCAGAAATGGCTATCCTGAAACTTTGGGGCGAACCGGAGATAGGGAAAAGCGACGCTGGCGCAGCGGCGGGCGTTCCCGGGTGAGGGTGTTGATATAATCGATCCAGCTTGCGCCCCGGGTGCCCGGGTTGGCGCACCATCAATCCTTCCGTGCGCCCGCCACGGAGAGGGGGCTGCTCTTGGACCAGGCTGCGCTACTGGCCGAGAACGTTATTACAAACGTTGAGCGAGTCATCATTGGGAAGCGGCGGGAAGTCGAGCTCGCTCTCCTCGCCGTGATCTGCCAAGGCCACCTCCTCGTTGAGGACGTTCCCGGCGTCGGGAAAACGACGCTCGCCAAGGCGATTGCCCGCTCGCTCGGCTGTACCTTCCGCC
It encodes:
- a CDS encoding glycosyltransferase; its protein translation is MLTLSIITPSYNHGRFIEQTILSVVNQDYPKIEYLVIDGGSTDETVEILRRYSSRITYWVSEPDEGHRYALKKGFDRATGEIVAWQNADDYYEPWVFGKVMRIFHRHPEIDLVYGNIRLVDEHSREIDVLKFVPLTRSRLALFDGLPFQNHAAFFRRRLWDAIGGIRFVDYNFDTDLIYRAARIANARFIPRILGNYRAHLGSQYFSGAYRAIEVSHDTIRQRYLGSWKRLPRWTYPVLSAAARARRFGYYVIQGDWDYLLRRVTRRLERKRSPFLRL
- a CDS encoding FkbM family methyltransferase, yielding MSFGIHIKDVAWYDLPLLWLIPRSPSGRLRELLIARYGSRLPRQEALALCSFEDLRFHMYVRSSDEVGKHLLLAGFLEPYTSYLICNLLRPAATFLDIGANVGYFTILAALTQPHCRVVAVEPVPDTYSLLEKNSLINNLQNIVLINAALGDATGKAVMRLANDSGLAAVAPTYPDGAWGSSGDNQSVEVELTTVDALYQERHISPVKLVKVDVEGYEQYVFRGMSRVIQQDRPIIIAEMEDRWQQRYQYNLDHVVRQFSMYEYELFALSRYGFLSREEVGRYPGIENYVLSPMERRSEVLRGAARAYGSWGRLKAKLRRYALPFWRRLRR
- a CDS encoding oligosaccharide flippase family protein, which produces MSARLTAWLPARLRRLVVSEGDDAAAWRTRQLSRSLLTSLASKGVSSILQLVAMPVAIRALGAELYGVYAVLAGALSWITMSGVGIGPGLTLRLASGAGGPDAERRLVTTAALLMSAAAGLALAITAALVASIGIPGLFGSQLLAYETELTHGLIAMSILLAIYLVSTVVDAAQAGYQNQYLSNLWTIAGNLLTIALLLLVIPRWSTVVILIVVIYGSMALTRVANGISLVVRRPYLIPRWNAISLKVALSLLSTGGAFFIGQLAAYVFHQYGAFLVGRIVGPQDAARYAVMSQVIVIAIGLVTMITTPLWPAIADARARRDISWILAIYRRTRLTVMGLGTVAGLSIAIAGEPVIARWITPDVAPTLAFQALSGCFLAIDAWDNLHYCVLMGLNRPWLCAGVFALSAVVLIGISAILVPLFGLAGMAASQCLGRLLVMSWLLPFLISRELRLLRT
- a CDS encoding NAD-dependent epimerase/dehydratase family protein translates to MEISACLVPRASSLAAAMTAIERAQTGLALVVNTDGALVGVLSDGDIRRAIIAGAHPHDPIERFLTADVLALPAAAAVDQRRALGEHPSFLARRPRWIPLLDERGHPRGLLPRAEVEPRAAAVPEPPPLITVFGGAGYIGSVLVRQLLDDGYRVRVFDHVYYDKTSLADVAAHPRFEMVVGDVRHSDEVVPALVGADAVVHLAELVGDPLCAHDPLMTLQINYLATATLVLACRYLQLNRFVYISSCSVYGASADPDAILTEESPLSPVSLYAKLKIEAERVIAQHLHDAFAPCILRLGTVFGLSPRPRFDLVVNTLTAQAVNERAIAVFGGDQWRPHVHVSDVARAIRCCLLLPLETVRGEVFNIVTENLTVDQVAALVAEEVPGTVINRSETTVDRRNYRVSSEKARRVLGFDPRISVREGIREIAAALRSGAITNYADPRYSNILAFTTKGGA
- a CDS encoding DegT/DnrJ/EryC1/StrS aminotransferase family protein — its product is MAHSLVARPAIEGGSPVRDTFLPIAVPHIGPEEKAAVIAALESGWLSTGPQVFEFERQMKAYVGAKHAVALNSCTAGLHLALVAAGIGPGDEVITTPLTFTATANVVLHVGATVVFADIDPHTGNLDPAAVERALTPRTKAIIPVHYAGYPCDMEAFDALAAGRDILLVEDAAHAIGSRVNGVPVGAAAHRVAVFSFYATKTLTTGEGGMLVTGRDDLAERVRLLSLHGISKDAWKRHSAAGSWYYEVLAPGYKDNMGELAAALGLAQLAKLERFIARREAIVQAYNAAFRDLEAFLLPAEHPAVRHARYIYPLRLRPGALRISRNQFIDALRAENIGTSVYFIPVHLHPYYRTTFGYREGDYPQAEAFSASSVALPLFPDMGDTDVQDVIDAVTRLVAYYRR
- a CDS encoding ABC transporter ATP-binding protein/permease; protein product: MTRRRPLPRLPTGVRLLGSCWRPLALGTLAMMAVGSLTLLLAGHVGAALSSLPALDPSRWLPVAGLLAARTALALAGTALLGYTANEFSTALRLALLRRSLNAPLAFHDARFSANLVSVFVADIGMAQELLRVVLPALAQHVPTILVAWVVLLVVDPHLALGLAALGAPTVLGIALLGRGIRRTTLAAQETVGQLAVVASESVSGIRTLKALGGQHFMIERFTRLTRQLDTWRRRRTVLNALLDGLAPAGIIIVAIAGVFLVHAELAAGRLTTSALLTFASFAAVLGASLFAVVRAYAGLEPVIGAMRRVIALLDAADDEPTAGQPFQRGAGCLTLDRVSFRYPNGGGIREVSLTLAPGEVVALVGPNGAGKSTLVSLLLRFYPPDEGRILLDGQEAREIALAEWRRQFALVTRDPALFAVSIAENIALGRPGATEAEVRAAAEAMRLDALIDRLPAGLHAHVGENGVQLSAGQRQRLVLARALLQDPLIVIFDEATTSLDRESEQALREAVARWAGRRTIILISHGSLDGWPITRQIRMENGTIVSDEPVRPLTPV
- a CDS encoding NADPH:quinone oxidoreductase family protein, with translation MRAVVLREYGGPAALRVEEVPIPEPGPGQVRIRVHASAMNNSDLQTTEGRYGRPPLPRIMGQEAAGIVDALGEGVTALQPGMRVVGHVWESWAEYAVAPAQELVPLPEAVSFEAAATLPIASYTASMALVSAARLQPGEWVLISPGTGGVGVIAVQLAQLLGGRVIATTSAAAKRPLLSELGAQLVLNWATDDVVAEVLRATAGEGVPVALDGGGTVTFAHCLASLTNAGRLVVYGYTTGMEATVPIGRLLTRNITIFGIAIWTNPAYWDNVAFFRERVLPAVAAGQIRTIVESVVPLEHAGDGLRLLAERRVSGKVVITP